Genomic segment of Alcanivorax borkumensis SK2:
CGATAGAGTCGATCAAGCCCGTGCAGAGCAGTGGCAGGCAGGGCCAGCAGCTGCGGCTGCGCGGGGAGTGTCAGGGTAATGGTCAATGGACGGCCCAGGGCCGCGGTGGGTGCACCTTTGGCTCCGTCGCCGCTGAAGGCAAAAAGGCCATCGATACCACCGCGAGCGTCGGCGGCATCCCCGGCCAGCCGTTTCAGTTTGAGGGGCAAGGTATAGCCTTCCAGCTGGGTGCTGGCGGATAGGTCTCCGTCGATCAAACCTTTACGGACTGCGGGCAAATAGCGATCGGGAATCTGCGCGCGGACTTCCAGTTCGGTGTCTGCAAACAGTTTGATAAGGGGCTCGCCAGGGCGAACCCGCTCGCCGGGGGCCACACTTACCTGAGTCACGGTGCCATCGAAAGGGGCATTGACGGTGGTGCGGGCCAGATCAATTTGTGCCTGCTTAAATTGAGCTTCGGCGCTGGCTAGCCGGGCCTTCATGCGAGCGAGCTCATTACCAAAATCGCTGACACTGAGCTGGCGCAGGCTGAGTGACAGGTCTGCTCGTGCTTGCGCTTCTTCGGCTTGGTCTAACTGGGTCTGGGCTACCAGCTTACGCTCACGTAAGGTTCGGATACGCTCCAGATTGTCGGCGGCCAACTTGGCCAGTTTCTTTTCCAGCTCCAGATTATTTTTGTCACTTTGGTGGCGCAGTCGAGAGGTTTCTAGCTGGGCTGCGGCTTCGTCGCGGGCAGCCTTGGCGCGATCTCGGGCTAGGGCTGCCTCGGTATCGTCCAGTTGGATCAGTACTTGACCCTTCGAGACTCGATGGCCGGCACGTACGGGGATACTGTCTACATTAGCGGTGACCACAGCGGTCAGGCTGGCGGCTCGGGGGGATTGAACCCGTCCTAACAATTGAATTTGCGGAGAACGTGCCTGCGGATCGGCTAGCTCAAAGCGTACCCTGGCATTGTTGTCGGCCACGTCGCGAGTGGGGGCCGAGGGCTTGAGTACGGCAAGTAAAATAATCGCTAGAACGGTGCCCAGAATAACGCGGGCAACCGGGGGAGTTCGTTTCAGGCGGTCTCGCAAGGGAATTCCTTTATCGATAATAATTCTCAGCCAGGTATTTTAGCGTTTTCTTATAAGAGTTCCTAATTCGCGGCCTCTACCTTCATCGTTGGCAATGTTTTTATACAATCTCTTCGTGTCATTTTCTTGCACGTTCGGGCCACAAAGCGTAAATCAGGGGCAGTGAAACCTTCGGAGGCGCCGTGAGCGAACAACAAGACAAGATTCTAGTCGTGGATGACGATGCGCGACTGCGCAGCCTGTTGCAACGTTTTCTTGAAGAGGCGGGCTATACGGTGAAGGCCGTGGGGGATGCCGAGCAGATGGACCGAGCCTTGTCTCGTGAGCTGTATTCTCTAATGGTCTTGGATTTAATGCTACCGGGAGAGGACGGATTGTCCATATGCCGGCGTCTGCGCGAAGCTGAAAATATCATGCCGATCATTATGCTCACCGCCAAGGGCGATGATGCAGAGCGCATTGAGGGGCTCGATGCCGGGGCCGATGACTATCTGCCTAAGCCGTTCAACCCCAAGGAGCTGGATGCCCGTATCCGTGCGGTTTTGCGTCGGCATGTGCGAGAGTTGCCCGGTGCACCGAGTAAGGAAGAAGGGTCGGTGACGTTTGGCCCTTGGCTGCTTGATCTGGGCAACCGCACGCTAACCCGTGACGGTGACCCACAGAGCTTGACCACGGGTGAATTCGCCGTGCTTAAGGCGCTGTTGCAGAACCCTCGTGAGCCGCTGACTCGGGACAAACTGATGAGCTTGGCCCGTGGCCGTGAGTGGTCTGCTATGGAGCGCTCCATTGACGTGCAGGTATCACGCTTGCGCCGCCTACTGGAAGACGATCCTTCTAAGCCCCGCTACATCCAGACCGTATGGGGTGTGGGGTATGTATTTGTACCTGATTGAACGTGCCGGACCTTGACGCCGGAGGCCTGACGCTTAAAGTCGGAGGGTCTTTTTTTGTCTGGCGTTCAGCGTCTAGCTTCTGGCGGTTTATCAATGACACTCTATCCCCGTACTGCCTTTGTCCGCTCCGCTGTTGTGGTGGGGCTGGTAATTGGTATTAGTCAGGCGTTGACGCTGTTGTTCTTCGCCCGTAATGCCTACCTGCCTGGCATTCGTGAATATGCTCGCCTGACAGTTTTGCAGGCAGAGTTGACCTTTGATACCCCGCGGGCATTAGCGGATCAGGACCTGGCCGATCGGCTGGGCCGTGCCTCTGGTATTACGGTGGCCATTCCAGAAGAACTGCACGATGGCATCATGCTGCTGTCGCGTCCGGTGGTGGGGCGTTTTCAGGAAGAGCTGGAAAGTATGCTCGAAGAGCCTGTGACGGTGCGACTGGGGGACAGCCGCCAACCTGTTCTGTGGGTCAATGCGCCGTCGTTTGGCAAGCAGTGGGTGCGCGTGCCTATGGCGTTCTTCCGGGATTACGATCGCTACCTGTTGTTGGGCTGGGGGGTGACGGTGCCGTTACTCGCGATTATCGGTGGCTTGCTGATTGCCAGGGGGCTGAATTTACCGTTGCGCCGGCTGGCCAAAGTGGCTCTGAAAGTGGGGCGTGGAGAAGCGGTGCCAGTATTGGATACCACCACTGGGACGGAAGAGATTCAGGCGGTAAATAGCGCCTTTAACCGAATGGCCCGTGATTTACAGCATGCCCAGCGAGATCGAGCATTGTTGTTGGCCGGGGTGTCCCATGATTTGCGTACGCCACTCACGCGCCTGCGTTTATCCGCAGAATTCATGCAGGACGAAGAGTTGGCAAAAGGCATTATCGAGGACATTGAGGATATGGACGCGATCCTGGATCAGTTTATTTCCTTTATCCGTGACGGTGCCGATGAGCAGCCGGATTTTGAGAATTTGAATGACTTGATTCAGGAAGTGGCCGGTAAGTATTCGCCGGAACAATTGCGGTTTGAACTAGAAGACTTACCCCGGCTTATGCTCAAGCGCCTAACCATAAAGCGGATGCTGGCTAATCTGGTGGGCAATGCGTTTAAGTACGGCGCCTCACCAGTAGAGGTGCGCACCGCTGTTGCCGAGAACAAGGTGCTATTAACGGTGCGTGATCATGGCCGCGGTGTCCGCGAAGAGGATATCCCGTTGCTGCTGCAACCATTTTCCCGAGGTGAAAAGGCTCGCACCTTGAGTGGCAGTGGTTTGGGCCTTGCCATCGTGAAACGGATTGTGGATATGCACCACGGTGAAATCCGTTTAGCCAACCATCCTCATGGTGGACTATTGGTTGAAGTGCGGTTTCCGGTAACCGGAAAGTTTGTGCAACCGGAACCCTTGTCTGCGGGCGTGAGATAAGGAGCCTTGTTACCTGCTAACCACAGATGCCTTTATTGATTGAGTCATCAAAGGTGCGGGGAGCTCGGCTTGGCGCTGAGAGCAGTGATGATGACCTTCCTTCAGGGACCCTCCTGCCAGAAATACAGTCGCTGGCCGATGGCCAAAGCTATTCTTACCTACCTAGGTGCCTAGCGCATCGGACGCGTTATGGTTGGGCCAGCCTCGATTAGTCAGTCTCGCTGAATGCACTAAGCAGGGTTAGTACCTCTTGGTCTGGGAAGCCGTCGGCGACCATACCGTTGGCTTGCTGGAAACGGCCGATGGCCTTGCGGGTGCTTGGGCCCATCAGGCCATCTTCTTCACCCGCATCGAAGCCTTTTTCGTTCAGGGTGTGCTGTACCCGGGTAACTTGTTCTCGGGTTAGGCGTGGGGCAGGTACCGGTGCTTGGGCCAGCTCGCCGCCACCGGCGATGCGGTCAGCTAGCCGCCCCACGGCAATGGCGTAAGACTCTGAGCGGTTCCAGCCCATGATCACGCGGAAATTCTGGTAGGCAAGGAAAGCCGGGCCATTATGGCCGGAAGGCACAATCACAGCGGCCTGCATGTCTGCCTGTGGCAACGGTTGGCCATTGGGCATGGTGATGCCCATGTCAGCCCAGTCGCTCAGAGAGCGCTGGTGGCTGAACCCGGTGAGTTGGTAGTCGAAGGATTTAGGTAGGCGCACTTCACGCCCCCAGCGTTGTTCGCGTTCCCAGCCGAGTCCTTGCAGAAAATTGGCGGCTGAAGCCAGCGCGTCATCGGTGGACTTCCACAAATTGCGTTTTCCGTCACCATCATGGTCCACCGCGTAGCGTAGGAATACCGCGGGCATGAATTGGGTCTGGCCCATGGCGCCTGCCCAGGAGCCTTCCATTTGCTTGGCTTCAGCGTCGCCGGCCTGAATGATACGCAGGGCATTGAATAGCTCGCCGGAGAAATACTCTCCACGCCGGCCTTCGCAGGCCAGGGTGCTCAGGGAATCCAGCACCGGAATGCTGCCAAGGAATCCGCCATAGTTGGTTTCCAAGCCCCAAAAAGCCACCAAGTAATGGCCGGGAACACCGTATTCACGGGCCAGCTCTTGCAGTAGGGGTTGTTGCTCCCGGTATTTCTTGCGGCCGGTTTCAATGCGCGTTTCGCTCACCCGGCGGGTGTAATAATCGGAAAAACTGCTGGTGAATTCCGGCTGGCTGCGGTCCAGTTCAATGACCCGCTCGTTCAGCTTTACGGTATTTAAGCTACGGCTTATCACCTGGGCGGGGATGCCTTCCTCATGGGCCTGGGCGCGTAATTGGGCCATGCATTGTTCAAACTCGGCCTTATCCAGGGCATAGCTGGCATGGCTGGCGAGCAGAGTGCTACCGGCAAACAGGGTGGCGCGAATCGAGGGCATGAGGTCTCCACCGTCATAGGGAATCGGTCAGGATAATGCGTCACAAAGCATAACGCTGTTGCTGCTCAGTTGTGGCAACAAAACTGAAAAAAGAGGAAAAACGGTTTCTTGACGGTGCGCTCTCGCCGCAATGACAGCGGCAAATAAAAGGTGCAGACTTTTGTTTTCGCCACGGCTTCAAGCAAGGAGGGCCTGTGAAGCATCAGTATGCTGTGATCGGTTTGGGCAGTTTTGGTTCGACCATTGCGCAGGAGCTTACCCGCTTGGGCCATGATGTGATGGGGGTGGATATCGATGGGGAACGGGTGGAGTGTTATGCCGACAAATTGTCACAGACTCTGATTGCCGACGGTACCAATGACAAGGTGATTGCCGAGCTGGAGATGACGGCTTTTGATGCGGTTGTGGTGGCCATTGGTGAGAACCTGGAGGCCAGCATTCTTACTACTTTAGCGTTAAAAAGTGCGGAGGTGGAGCAGGTGTGGGTGAAAGCGATCAGCGAGCCTCACCACCGGATCTTGTCGCGGCTGGGCGCCAACCGGATCATTCATCCTGAGCATGAAATGGGTATTCGGGTTGCCCAGACTATCGTTCACCCGGAAATGCTCGACTATATCTCCTTAGGGAATGACTGGTTGGTGGTTGAGGTCAAGGTGGATAAGCGATTTGCGGGCAAGGCCGCGTCTGAATTGCCTTTGGGCGATGATGAGCTGCGCTTGGCGCTAGTCAAGCGAGGGACCCAGGTCTGGCAGTCGCCCTTTGAAGACTTACTGTTGCAAGAGAGGGATCAGTTGGTGCTGATGGGCACATTGAACGACCTGCTGCGGTTTTCTAAAGCGCAATGAGGCCCTGGTTCGCTCGCCGGCTCGGGGCGCCCCGTTCCCATACCCACAAGCCTCTAGTGTCACCGCCAGCGGCGCTGGCCGGCAGTTTTCTTCTGTTGATTGTGCTGGGCTCTTTGTTGCTTAAGTTGCCCATGGCGACCCATTCCCCGATTAGTTGGTTGCAGGCGATGTTCACGGCTACTTCGGCGGTGACGGTAACCGGCCTGTCGGTGGTGGAGGTGGGCGGACAATTCACTCTGTTCGGGAAGTGGGTGTTGTTACTGCTGATCGAGGCGGGTGGCATTGGCATTATGACCTTCGCGGCGGCCACTTTGCTGGCCATTGGGCACCGCTTAGGTATTGGCGAGCAGCAGCTCATTCGTGATTGCATGAATTATAGCCGGGTCAGTGATATTGCTTGGCTAATCCGCCGGATTCTGGTCGTGGTTGTGGTGGTGCAGGCGGTGGGCATGGCGTTGCTGATGTGCATCTGGGTGCCTGCGCTGGGCTGGGGAGAAGGGACCTTTCACAGCCTTTTCTATACGGTGTCGGCCTTCAATAATGCCGGCTTTGGCCTTAGTGCCGATAGCCTCACCAGCTGGGGCGGCCACTGGGGTATTGTGCTGGTCATTACCGCCATGATTATTGTCGGGGGGCTGGGCTTTACGGTGCTGGCGGATTTCGGCAAAGGCTGGCGCTGGCGAGGGTTATCGTTGCACAGCAAGCTGATGTTGGTGGGTACAGCGGTGCTGTTGTCGGTAACGTTAGTGTTTTTCATGCTAGCTGAGTGGAATAACCCAGGCACCCTGGGGGGCATGAGCCTCAGCGACAAACTGGCAGCCTCTTGGTTTCATGCGGTAACCCCTCGTACTGCCGGGTTTAATGTGGTGGATGTGCGTGCGTTGTTATTGCCGACCAGTTTGCTTTATCTGCTGCTGATGTTTATCGGTGCGGGCACCAATTCCACCGGTAGCGGGATCAAGGTCACTACCTTTATGGTCTTGTTGTTGGCTACCCGTGCTTTTTTGCGTGGCCGCCCCCTGCCAGTGATTTTTGGCCGGCAGATTTCTTCCACCTTAGTATATAAATCCCTGGCGATTACCTTTATTGGCTGCGGGGTATTGTTCGCGGCCTTGATGGCGTTGTCGGTCACCGATGCGCAATTGGGATTCGAGAATCTTGTGTTCGAAGTGGTGTCTGCCTTTGGCACAGTGGGGTTATCACGGGGTATTACCGATGAGCTGTCTTCCGCGGGCCAGTGGGTGATTATGCTGGTGATGTTTGTGGGGCGGATCGGTCCGTTGACCCTGTCATTTCTGTTGACGCGCCCCCGCCAACCGGTGGTGCGTTATCCGGAGGGCGAGGTTTACATTGGTTAGCGCGCGTCTACAAATGTATTCCGACGCTTTATTGGGCGGGTAGATCAATCTGCTGACGTTTTACCCGAATAGCGCTGCTTCGCGCTACGATTTCCATGCTCCGTGCCTCGCAATGGGCGCGGGTGAAAGCGGCCCCGAACAGCAGGATCATGGAGGAGAAATATACCCACATCAGCAGTACCACCAGAGAGCCGGCAGCGCCGTAAGTAGACGCCGTGGCGGTATGGGCTAGGTACAAGCCGATTAGCGCGCGGCCCACAGAAAACAGAATGGCGGTGATCAGGGCCGCTGGCATTACTGCTTTCCAATTTAGCACTACATCGGGCAGTACTCTGAACATGGTGCCAAACAGCAGACCGATGACCACAAGTGAAACCGTCATTTCAAAGATCACCACCACACTACTATGAATCGGTAGCCAGCCCTCCGCGTAGACGATGATCGCCTGCACCACTACGTTCAGAAGGAGCGAAACCAGCAGTACAAAACCCAGAGAAACGACCACGGTGAGAGACAAAAGCCGACTTTTGATCAAGGCCGCAATGGTGTTGCGTGACGGTCGCGGCATTACCTCCCAGATGGCATTCATGGAGCGCTGCATCTGGGCAAAGACTGTGGTGGCACCAATGACCATTACTAGTAAGCTGAGCAAGCCGGCGAGCAAACCTTGGCGGGGCGTTTGAGTGTTGGCGATGGCGTTGCGCACTTCGTTGGCCGCTTCCGGGCCAATGGTGGCTTCCAATTGACCGAGAATTTCTGCCATTGCGGCATCGCTGGTCATCACCAAGGAGATGACTTTTACCGCCAGAATGATTACTGGGGCGAGAGAAAACAGGGTAAAGAAAGCCAATGAGCCGGCATAGCTTACGGCGTTACCCTCCAGCCACAGGGTTACACTGCGTTTGAGAATACTGAACCAATACAGGAAAGAGTCTTTCATCGGGCTACTATCGTCCATGAAGTTGCTAGCAGTGCTAGTGTAGCGGGGGAGGCTTAGACGTTGAAAGTCTTGGATTCAATAGCGCGGGAATGGGGTTCCTCCAAGTGGGTTGGTGATGGATGCTGCGAGAAGCATGAGTCGCCGTCCCACTGTTTTAGACACGGCGACTACATGGCTGTTGAAGCGATCACGCTTAGACTCCGTAATGGAGTGAGCGTATTGCTTGCGGGGTCCTTTAATGCAGCTTTAGCCTAGGGCGTACCAGCTTGTTAAAGCGCCCGGCAATTAACAGCATGATGGTACGTGGCCAGCCGTAAAGCGCGGCTTGGTGCATGCGATACAGACTGATATACATCATTCGGGCGAGCCAGCCTTCCACAAAGAAGTTACCGCCCTTCAGGTTGCCCATCAGCATGCCCACCGAGCTGTAATTGGACAGCGATACTAGAGAGCCGTGGTCCTTGTACTCGAAGGGCTTCGGGTCGCGGTCCATTAGCAGCCGTTGCAGGCTGCGGGCAGTGTGCTGCGCCATTTGCTGGGCGGATTGGGCCCGTGGCGGGATCGGGCGTTCCGAGCCTTCTGGGATCAAGAATGCCGCATCACCGATGACGAAAATATTTTTTTGGCCCTTGGCTTGCAGCGTCGGCTCGACTTCTACCTGATTAATACGGTTGGTGCTGAGGCCGTCGATTTGGCTCAGCCATTTTGGACATTTTACCCCGGCAGCCCAGACCAGTAGGTCTGCCTTGATTGGATCGCCGTCTTTAGGCACCAAGGCTTCGGGGGTTGCTTCGGCGATCATGACGCCAGTGCGCACCTTTACTCCCAGGCCTTCCAATCGTTTGGTGGCGGTGGCGGACACTCGCTCGCTAAGCACCGGCAGAATGCGCGGTGCGGCTTCGATGATATCCACTTGCAAGTGTTTTCGATCTAGGTGCTCGTGGCCGTAGAAGTTGAGCATGCTCACGGCATGATGAAGTTCTGCGGCCAGTTCCACCCCGGTGGCTCCGCCGCCGACAATCGCTACAGAAATCGGTTTGTTTTCATAGTTGGCATGCAGGCAAGCGTTAAGGAACCGTTCGCGAA
This window contains:
- a CDS encoding efflux RND transporter periplasmic adaptor subunit; the encoded protein is MRDRLKRTPPVARVILGTVLAIILLAVLKPSAPTRDVADNNARVRFELADPQARSPQIQLLGRVQSPRAASLTAVVTANVDSIPVRAGHRVSKGQVLIQLDDTEAALARDRAKAARDEAAAQLETSRLRHQSDKNNLELEKKLAKLAADNLERIRTLRERKLVAQTQLDQAEEAQARADLSLSLRQLSVSDFGNELARMKARLASAEAQFKQAQIDLARTTVNAPFDGTVTQVSVAPGERVRPGEPLIKLFADTELEVRAQIPDRYLPAVRKGLIDGDLSASTQLEGYTLPLKLKRLAGDAADARGGIDGLFAFSGDGAKGAPTAALGRPLTITLTLPAQPQLLALPATALHGLDRLYRIDSNNRLQRVSAEIVGEAIDSEEPRLLLRADALQGGERIMTTQLPQAIVGLAVDAQPVPGSNADTSTQNSLDTGGESPPPPVNATEQNSEGSDSE
- the ompR gene encoding osmolarity response regulator transcription factor OmpR, which translates into the protein MSEQQDKILVVDDDARLRSLLQRFLEEAGYTVKAVGDAEQMDRALSRELYSLMVLDLMLPGEDGLSICRRLREAENIMPIIMLTAKGDDAERIEGLDAGADDYLPKPFNPKELDARIRAVLRRHVRELPGAPSKEEGSVTFGPWLLDLGNRTLTRDGDPQSLTTGEFAVLKALLQNPREPLTRDKLMSLARGREWSAMERSIDVQVSRLRRLLEDDPSKPRYIQTVWGVGYVFVPD
- a CDS encoding ATP-binding protein, whose product is MTLYPRTAFVRSAVVVGLVIGISQALTLLFFARNAYLPGIREYARLTVLQAELTFDTPRALADQDLADRLGRASGITVAIPEELHDGIMLLSRPVVGRFQEELESMLEEPVTVRLGDSRQPVLWVNAPSFGKQWVRVPMAFFRDYDRYLLLGWGVTVPLLAIIGGLLIARGLNLPLRRLAKVALKVGRGEAVPVLDTTTGTEEIQAVNSAFNRMARDLQHAQRDRALLLAGVSHDLRTPLTRLRLSAEFMQDEELAKGIIEDIEDMDAILDQFISFIRDGADEQPDFENLNDLIQEVAGKYSPEQLRFELEDLPRLMLKRLTIKRMLANLVGNAFKYGASPVEVRTAVAENKVLLTVRDHGRGVREEDIPLLLQPFSRGEKARTLSGSGLGLAIVKRIVDMHHGEIRLANHPHGGLLVEVRFPVTGKFVQPEPLSAGVR
- a CDS encoding lytic murein transglycosylase, whose amino-acid sequence is MPSIRATLFAGSTLLASHASYALDKAEFEQCMAQLRAQAHEEGIPAQVISRSLNTVKLNERVIELDRSQPEFTSSFSDYYTRRVSETRIETGRKKYREQQPLLQELAREYGVPGHYLVAFWGLETNYGGFLGSIPVLDSLSTLACEGRRGEYFSGELFNALRIIQAGDAEAKQMEGSWAGAMGQTQFMPAVFLRYAVDHDGDGKRNLWKSTDDALASAANFLQGLGWEREQRWGREVRLPKSFDYQLTGFSHQRSLSDWADMGITMPNGQPLPQADMQAAVIVPSGHNGPAFLAYQNFRVIMGWNRSESYAIAVGRLADRIAGGGELAQAPVPAPRLTREQVTRVQHTLNEKGFDAGEEDGLMGPSTRKAIGRFQQANGMVADGFPDQEVLTLLSAFSETD
- a CDS encoding potassium channel family protein, producing the protein MKHQYAVIGLGSFGSTIAQELTRLGHDVMGVDIDGERVECYADKLSQTLIADGTNDKVIAELEMTAFDAVVVAIGENLEASILTTLALKSAEVEQVWVKAISEPHHRILSRLGANRIIHPEHEMGIRVAQTIVHPEMLDYISLGNDWLVVEVKVDKRFAGKAASELPLGDDELRLALVKRGTQVWQSPFEDLLLQERDQLVLMGTLNDLLRFSKAQ
- a CDS encoding TrkH family potassium uptake protein, which translates into the protein MSPPAALAGSFLLLIVLGSLLLKLPMATHSPISWLQAMFTATSAVTVTGLSVVEVGGQFTLFGKWVLLLLIEAGGIGIMTFAAATLLAIGHRLGIGEQQLIRDCMNYSRVSDIAWLIRRILVVVVVVQAVGMALLMCIWVPALGWGEGTFHSLFYTVSAFNNAGFGLSADSLTSWGGHWGIVLVITAMIIVGGLGFTVLADFGKGWRWRGLSLHSKLMLVGTAVLLSVTLVFFMLAEWNNPGTLGGMSLSDKLAASWFHAVTPRTAGFNVVDVRALLLPTSLLYLLLMFIGAGTNSTGSGIKVTTFMVLLLATRAFLRGRPLPVIFGRQISSTLVYKSLAITFIGCGVLFAALMALSVTDAQLGFENLVFEVVSAFGTVGLSRGITDELSSAGQWVIMLVMFVGRIGPLTLSFLLTRPRQPVVRYPEGEVYIG
- a CDS encoding YihY/virulence factor BrkB family protein, which codes for MDDSSPMKDSFLYWFSILKRSVTLWLEGNAVSYAGSLAFFTLFSLAPVIILAVKVISLVMTSDAAMAEILGQLEATIGPEAANEVRNAIANTQTPRQGLLAGLLSLLVMVIGATTVFAQMQRSMNAIWEVMPRPSRNTIAALIKSRLLSLTVVVSLGFVLLVSLLLNVVVQAIIVYAEGWLPIHSSVVVIFEMTVSLVVIGLLFGTMFRVLPDVVLNWKAVMPAALITAILFSVGRALIGLYLAHTATASTYGAAGSLVVLLMWVYFSSMILLFGAAFTRAHCEARSMEIVARSSAIRVKRQQIDLPAQ
- a CDS encoding NAD(P)/FAD-dependent oxidoreductase yields the protein MSKPKIVVVGGGAGGLPLATKLGAKLGKYGNADITLVDSSSIHVWKPRFHEVATGAIDADLDAVDYRAHAQLNHYRFEPGTMTQMDTTGQTLTLAPLYDAHGSEVLPERQLSYDYLVLATGSQSNDFGTPGVRDNCLFMDSRGQAERFRERFLNACLHANYENKPISVAIVGGGATGVELAAELHHAVSMLNFYGHEHLDRKHLQVDIIEAAPRILPVLSERVSATATKRLEGLGVKVRTGVMIAEATPEALVPKDGDPIKADLLVWAAGVKCPKWLSQIDGLSTNRINQVEVEPTLQAKGQKNIFVIGDAAFLIPEGSERPIPPRAQSAQQMAQHTARSLQRLLMDRDPKPFEYKDHGSLVSLSNYSSVGMLMGNLKGGNFFVEGWLARMMYISLYRMHQAALYGWPRTIMLLIAGRFNKLVRPRLKLH